The Numida meleagris isolate 19003 breed g44 Domestic line chromosome 10, NumMel1.0, whole genome shotgun sequence genome includes a window with the following:
- the PLLP gene encoding plasmolipin produces the protein MAGLPGAAGTRSSSPGTAATLPSPRLDEAFLCSPLGGLMGAQAVLGLLVWALLADTTYHLHAAYGWVLFVTIFLWIATVLLFVMYLLQLPTKFYMVPWSLMLMIFNAVATVLYVAAFVTCSAAVRPTSWRQWDYNRRAAASFFAGLVMLTYGASTFFSFRAWKGLGSNAATSQVASHA, from the exons ATGGCGGGGCTACCCGGAGCGGCGGGGACACGGAGCAGCTCCCCGGGAACCGCCGCCACCCTGCCCTCCCCGCGCCTCGACGAAGCCTTCCTGTGCTCGCCGCTCGGGGGGCTGATGGGTGCCCAGGCC GTGCTCGGCCTCCTGGTGTGGGCTCTCCTTGCTGACACCACCTACCACCTCCACGCAGCGTATGGCTGGGTGCTGTTTGTGACCATCTTCCTCTGGATAGCGACGGTCCTGCTCTTTGTGATGTACCTCCTGCAGCTCCCGACGAAGTTCTACATGGTCCCCTGGTCCCTCATG CTGATGATCTTCAACGCGGTGGCAACCGTTCTGTACGTCGCCGCGTTCGTCACGTGCTCAGCAGCCGTGCGTCCCACCTCGTGGCGCCAGTGGGATTACAACCGGAGAGCCGCCGCCTCC tTCTTCGCCGGCCTCGTGATGCTCACCTATGGGGCGAGCACCTTCTTCAGCTTCCGTGCCTGGAAAGGACTCGGCAGCAACGCGGCCACCAGCCAGGTGGCAAGCCATGCGTGA